The following are encoded in a window of Nibricoccus aquaticus genomic DNA:
- the sufT gene encoding putative Fe-S cluster assembly protein SufT translates to MQNDRTLSRDVIATQIPSGDKHPLTAGSKVFIHQVLGGSYTVQTDTGLYRIDGKDADSLGEKVVDQKVEAATLANGAPDPDAVWEQLKKVYDPEIPVNIVDLGLVYSMDVSKLDADQGYKVDVAMTLTAPGCGMGPAIAEDAKTKILLLPGVSMADVRITWEPAWNQSMISEEGKMKLGLI, encoded by the coding sequence ATGCAAAACGACCGCACTCTCAGCCGCGACGTCATCGCCACTCAAATTCCCTCCGGTGATAAACACCCGCTCACCGCAGGCTCCAAAGTTTTCATCCATCAGGTTCTCGGCGGCAGCTACACCGTCCAGACCGACACCGGCCTCTACCGCATCGACGGCAAAGACGCCGACTCCCTCGGAGAAAAAGTCGTCGATCAAAAAGTCGAAGCCGCCACCCTCGCCAATGGCGCCCCAGATCCCGACGCAGTCTGGGAACAACTCAAAAAAGTCTATGATCCCGAGATCCCCGTGAACATCGTCGACCTCGGCCTCGTTTACTCGATGGACGTCTCCAAACTCGACGCCGACCAAGGCTACAAAGTGGACGTCGCCATGACCCTCACCGCCCCCGGCTGCGGCATGGGCCCCGCCATCGCAGAAGACGCCAAAACCAAAATCCTCCTCCTCCCCGGCGTCAGCATGGCCGATGTCCGCATCACCTGGGAGCCGGCCTGGAACCAATCCATGATCAGCGAAGAGGGCAAAATGAAGCTCGGCCTGATCTGA
- a CDS encoding HDOD domain-containing protein, with the protein MLPTNIPFAKSLTVEEVAAGLESLPSAPRVLPQLYTLLRSGDPTLQQVSALLRLDPGLTARVLKMGNDFSAARGEHCLSVEDAINGVGFNAIHTMVSEVADAQVFSRPLSLYGLDADECWRSSIACALAAEVLAEHTGEDVSSAYTIGLLHGAGMVAIDEVVGAVEPTLIFAPRAFPREFADAERALLGFTHADVGAALLRSWNFPVTVIEPIRWQHTPLGSAGYARMACLLHAAKWLRAVVCADEGSETPQTPPAILLQSLRITPEKLARLVVEVRLKLGSVRNLLEFLAA; encoded by the coding sequence ATGCTTCCAACTAACATACCCTTCGCAAAATCGCTGACCGTGGAGGAGGTGGCCGCCGGACTGGAGTCCCTGCCATCCGCTCCGCGCGTGTTACCTCAACTTTATACTCTTCTGCGCTCCGGAGATCCGACGCTCCAGCAGGTCAGCGCGCTTTTGCGGCTCGATCCGGGGCTGACGGCGCGGGTGCTGAAGATGGGCAATGATTTCAGCGCGGCACGCGGGGAGCATTGTCTCTCGGTGGAGGACGCGATCAATGGCGTAGGTTTTAACGCGATCCATACGATGGTTTCCGAGGTGGCTGACGCGCAGGTTTTCTCGCGGCCGTTGAGTCTCTACGGGCTCGATGCGGATGAGTGCTGGCGCTCGTCTATCGCCTGCGCGCTGGCGGCGGAAGTGCTGGCCGAGCACACGGGCGAAGATGTGAGCAGTGCGTACACGATCGGGCTGCTGCATGGCGCCGGGATGGTGGCGATCGATGAGGTCGTGGGGGCGGTTGAGCCGACGTTGATTTTTGCACCGCGCGCATTTCCGCGGGAGTTCGCGGATGCGGAGCGGGCATTGCTCGGGTTCACACATGCCGATGTGGGCGCGGCGTTGCTGCGTTCGTGGAATTTTCCGGTGACGGTGATTGAGCCGATTCGCTGGCAGCACACGCCACTGGGTTCGGCGGGTTATGCGCGCATGGCTTGTCTGCTGCATGCGGCGAAATGGTTGCGCGCGGTGGTGTGCGCGGATGAAGGCAGCGAGACACCTCAGACGCCTCCAGCCATCCTCTTGCAGTCTTTGCGGATCACTCCGGAAAAGCTCGCCCGACTGGTGGTCGAAGTTCGCCTAAAGTTGGGTTCTGTTCGCAATTTGTTGGAATTTTTGGCCGCTTAA